The Solenopsis invicta isolate M01_SB chromosome 12, UNIL_Sinv_3.0, whole genome shotgun sequence DNA window tattctgataTGTGCGTGATACCTATATTATTTACTTACCGTGGCGAAACATTCTAACGATCCAATAAATAATCCACCAACACCCAAAGAAAATTCTTTAGCACTTCTTTGCAATACAAACAATATCAACTTTTGTACATGTAATGGAGCCATATACCATTGAACATTGTATCTACAACACgttatttaaacaatgaaaattgataatatgagaaaaagaaaaagatttatcaataattttaacatgTACAAATCACATacgtataaaaattgtatttatatgtacTGTCAATAcaaaattgaatgaaataaacatattaattgtatttacaaGCCAAAATCTTACGCGGCAATATATATgcgattattataatttattatatcttgtCCGATATAATTGGCTATAAACATGTATAGGACGCTGCAAACTGAAAATATAAAGGGCAGCAATATTTCCTTAATGTTTTCTCCAGACGATGCTACCTGAAACATCTAAGACACGAGTTTCGTAATCATACTGAGTTTACCTGCGTATATGTCTATATTATTCTGCTGCATATATAGTAAGTTGATATATTAattgaacaaaataattatacgcaGACTTTTTTTAGAAGCATTAGTAACAGTAGTCATGCTCTTAATACAAAGTCATAAATCAAGAAGTCATCCAGAGATTTTTAGACAAAATTCAAGACTTACTCGAAAGAGATTGAGACTCAAACAAGTCACTCCAACTGTTATTAAACAGAATAACATTGTTTCGAATTTACATACTATTAATTCAGATAATctataaacacaaataaatatatttctataatctTAAATTTGAGTAAAAATATTGAGTCATTTACAAAATAAGGTAGTATCTTAAGCTTTCATTTTAATGATAATGGATTTCTTAGGTCTGATTGCACCAACGTTATTTTGACTTTAAATGAGACTTAAATGTGTGtctgtctttatttatttagaaaagaaagataaagacaTATATATGTTTAAGCTTTGTTTAAAACCaaaataatgttgctgcaatcgaACTTTAATGGTGTTAGTGAACTAACAACAGTCTGGAACCGTGTCATTTGATAACAACGGAGACTATTGACACTTCAAAATATCATGATATTAGATATCTTTTGTTATACTAGAAATAccgaaaataaaaagtttaccttatttcataaataatctaatattacattttcaatttgaaattataacagTTAGCTAAACACAAtatgattttgataataatagttttaaaattctaattcttggtTTAAAGTTATGCATTTATCATTGCATAAAACTAACCTCATAGCTTGCCGATGAATATCTACTGCACATATTACtcctttaaatatcaaattctCGTTTTTACAAGTAATATTTCGTAGCATATTAAACCCCATTGCACGTTCAAAACGGTAGctgtaaataatacattttgttaGTTGTAAATCAACggatataaaaatgtcaaaaataaacaaaaaatattattatctgcCAAAGTATATCTTGGTACCTAATAATAACTTTGCGTGAGTACAATTTTCAGCACTGATAAACTTTAAGACTGATAAATAATTGGTGCGCATGAGTTGGGAATTGTGTAATtcacgtaaaattattattagctaCCAAAACCTGTTTTTAACGATATTGACGCTTCTTTTGctcatattcaatattttttatattataaataatatatttattacttatatattttttaatttattttgttgccATAAGATAAATTCGAgatctttacatttatttaaattaattatataatttccttATGATTCGAATTTTTGTACctttttctacatttattttatacctAGAGATTCTGAACAATCCACacatatattgaatatatgCAATTAGCATTGATCCCGTCGATACTATAATGAAAGCTCCAATCCAAATAGCTGTATGGACatgtaatacaattaaatagaaatatttttcttgatcgaTGAAATACTCTGTCATAATCAGCACATGCCGTGATCGAGACTCATTCTTCGGTAAAACAATATCGACGATATTCGTCCAAAATTGgacaataataagaataaataaagaaccaGTACCAAGTACTAAAAAGTATTAGAAAACATTTGAATTctgttgtatataaatttttaaattgctttacATACTATACGTATTGAATACAaaatgagaaagtatataaagaaTTACAAGAATATTGTCTTACTTATAAGTGCAACCGTATATCGTTTTGCATTTTGACCATACTTTTTTATGATAGCGTTCTCAGATTCATCTTTTAGTTCGTTGCATATATGCTGAAGTTGTATCAATAAATCTTTCATCTGTCAATCCAACAATTCATTAGTCtatctttaatatcttaaaataaattgctaGTTATAAAGACATGTCTTGTAGAAATACgactttaaatgaaaaaaagacgtctattataaattatcaactTACATTGTTAGTATTAATAACGAACgctatatattttatcataaaagtggtaaaaaaaagtatagtaCAAACAATCTTAATAAGATCGGAAGTACATTTCGAGCTTGCAAGTGCTGTAAACtacaaataataacttttttaagatatttataagaaaatatttattatattccatttaacatgtaacattttttttacaatctattgataaaataaggattctaaattattaatagcTTTTTTATACATACTAATGATTTAGAAAGTATAGTAGtcgtaactaaataattataattaatgtataaattttatacacaattatatatttttatcattataatttttattgtttttttattagaagGAAGAAAAGAGCCGTGAGAAGTATAGAATAGTAAGATATCATAACATCTTGTATAATTGTTGAATGCTAAGAGtaactattaaaattactttagtTTTTTTAGATATTGTGTTAGATAGTTATTGATGTCATTAGTGTTCAATGCGTtacaaaaactaaattttaattttgcagataaCAACGTTTTTTTTAGGTATtgtctacgtaattttgagaagtatcagttaaataataatttgttaactttAGGTTAGCTTAACGGTTTTGAATGTGGCTTTCAAATTacgtaattgaatttaatgtgtatattcggaacataaaattatatcacgTAGTAAGAAGAGTTATGAAATGGTCGTGCGCTATTTACAATAAGTTCTTGCAACTTTATAACCTCATAGAAGACATTACGTAATGTTTACTAACAGCAaagaagttattttaaaaagttaatttttaagccaaaaaaattatttaaaaaaaattttttccaaataaaatatattttataaaatatttataaccttGTTTAATGACACTTATGTAAAATCTACAAAGAAtcattactttataattttttaaataaaagtactttTTATAACATTAGTTATTAATATGCTACAATCCTTCTCCTAACTCACAAATCTTTTTTCCTTGTTTTAAagtaattgtaaattacgtttgttctaTGTACTCGATGAACTTCTATTTATAGAGTAATTGGTAGAACTTTATGGCTAACGAActgctatttttaaaaattatgtcgtgttaatatttactaacatgagtaattttaaaaaacaaagtagTATTCCACCTTTTTCTCTCCTctgttattacttttttattactttgctattttatttattttttgttttattattgcaatttaaCTGTATACATGAGACTAAAAGATTGTTACAAATTGCAACATGTTAAAgcttatttcaattataatactGTTATGATTAACTCTATAAAtctataacaataatattattacctTACTTGAAACAAAATAATAGTTGTCAAAatactgaataaaaaaatgaatttaaggcggaatataaattttgattgttGGTAGGGCCACAAGCCTATAACAAGCAAAAGAGTTCTATTAAGAGTGAAATGTTCGGTCTCGATGTAGATCATTTCTCTGCAAACTTCAAAATATTACTGCAAAATATCGATGAGGTTGCGTTTACCCTTTTTTCAGTAAgcgattaaatattacatatcttTCTTCTGTTTGGGTATAAATACTTCAATTTGCTCATTGTCCTTTAAAATACAACAAATTTCTCAGAGTTACGAATATTTACGCGATCGATCTGTCGCCGACAGTAATTTGACGGATGTGTCTTTCCCACGAATTTGTTTATAGAAAATTCACGCAAGCGCATTTCTGTCTTTTCAGAGTTGCTACTTCATTCCACTACACGCATTCACAGGATGCACTTGCTCTCCGACGGAAATATCCTACAATTTAACTCGTGTAATGCCGCGACTACTTAGTAagtcataatttataaatgaatagTATTAGATTGGATTAAATACTCGAcactttaatttcaaattagcacaattaacatttttaataagtattatatattgagtctaattatttctatattatctattattaatttattataaaaactctaatctaaaatttatatttggtaTTAACGTTGATaccaaacaaaatatataacaataatatattgaatGCTTAATAACAAATTACATAAAACATCTCGTACTtgtaagcaaaataaaataaatatgtatatatctttattttttaatttacaaatatggcataagaaatatatattaaagcaTAGCAGAAAccttacataaataaataatttgaagacTTTTACGTCTTTATTAACAATTTGTCATAAAAGAGagagtttttttataattttattatttttattataatattgagaactatcttttattatattttctatattgatACTGAGTTGTACgcaaataaatgttgaaaattatACCTCGATGTTGCAGGTAAATGTTACTATaacaaattatcattaataaattagtttAGAACAATCTTTTTGGAACATGTTGCAAAGATACAATTTAGGCAACTAATTATCTAAATTGCACCAcctttgaaaatattacatttatgaattaaaatatttaaaaatataaggaaacaTTAACTAATTGAAACactaatactaattttattaataaaatttatcgaaaagagaatcaatatttaataattaataaataacaataataaaaaaataagataatcgttgaaacaaaataaaattgagtgtatttatttttccaattgacaattttatttatagcttaggatatttcattaaagttgcagcaatattttcagtttttgcaatattgctgaaatattctatgctataaataaaaatgtcaattgtAAAAATCATGTCTTTCTcaagataattttatcttactttgacaatttctattttttattattattattcattaattattaaatgtttttatcaaATATGATTCTTTCTATTGAtacgttattaataaaattaattaatagaagtattaattaataattctttatatttttaattcatttattggGCTGTATGGATATTAATATTAGTTGTTCTTTTCTGTTACCGATTATCAGTCTGACACTAATATCATttacaataaaagttataataatatgatttaagaaaattaataaattataaatatactaatttaatctttttatatgtgtatatatatatatataattattacaaacatatatatgtaatgaatataaaatattgtacagaaattcttttttatacaaatataaaagttcagtataaaattgcatgattatattattatcagttACGTAAATTGATCAATAATTATCTGTCGTGTATCTaatattttcaacttttattagCACGcccaaaataaaatgtaatctttgaaatttttgtttgtgttactaatatattttatttattttatatttttgtcactaaataatgcttatactaaataaaaacaTGTTGAGTATGATTTAACAACTAGTATTTATTCGTCAACTTTTCTCTAGCtgaattacattttcaaaaaattaatctttctaCTTTCTAAATATACATACTATAGATTCTTTATTAATCATATCCTCATCATGCATTTGCTAAATTTATTGCTTCTTTATCGCGTAGAATGTATAACAGTAAAATAAGAAACAGAGGTCTTAACCAACTACAATTAAAGATGTTtcttcttataatatttatttctaatatggTATTTTAGCGATATTCTACATGTAGTATTTATAATACCTTACCGTGGCAAAACATTCCATAGATGCATTAAACAACCCACcaatatttatagtaaattcTCTGGTTTCTCTTTGTAATAGGAATAATATCATCCTTTGTATATGTATCGGGGCTCTATACCATTGTACATTGTAcctatgaaattatatattacaattgtaaataacaaattaataatttaaaacataattttttatcagttaactTCAGCATTTACGCCCATTTGTTCTGCTGTTGCATTAATTTCTATATTCgacgtaataatttttaaaaaataaacttttatatacaatattttcttacGCAGTAGAAAATATGTGATTATTGTGATCTGTTACAATTTGCCCCATATAGTTGGctataaacatatataagacAGTAGCAAGTACAAAAAAAGATGGGAAAAACAATTCCACAAAACTATTTTCAATCACTGCAATCTGAAAAAtgtgagaaataaatttttcatcacaTTTTTTGAACAGTattattatgtgtaattttggaaaaactatCACACATTATTGTGCAAAAATAGAAACATACTTGAAATAGGTTTAAGCTCAAGACTAGCACTCCACAAGATATTAAACTAAACATCATTGTCTCGAACGAAGAAACCAAAAGCTTACACAATCtttaaaaacaagaaaatattactAAACATATTGCATGAATATTATCACTATTATTAGTGTAGATACAAACTTCATAGCTTGCCGGTGAATTTCAACGGCATAAATTATGCCTTCGGtcattaaattcttattttttagtgtaatattttgtaaaatgtcgAAGCTCATTGCATGCTTGATACGATAACTGCAAAGATTGTgttctaattatataaaaactcatattaaataatacaattttttaattaaaaacaaacttttacatatttatatttttcacatatattttgttatatgtatacataacaAATTTCGTATAACATAGAAAATGCATATATTTCTACATCCATATTCCTACCTAGCAATTCTAAACATTCCACAGGTATGTTGAAGATACGTAATGAGCATTGCACCTATTGCTATCAGTACAGTGCCTCCGATAGAAAATACTAAGTACATATGAAACAcaatcagataaaaatatttttcttgatcgaTAAAATATTCTGTCACAACGTGAAGGTGATATGGTTGAGACACGTTTTTCGATAAAATAACAAAAGCAAATATTTTCGACCAAAATTGAGCTAAAATACTAACAGAAAGTCCGCAAAATCCAAATGctgaaaacaaaaagaaatactattaaaatttttaatatacgttttaaaattatttttaaattattttatgtacacaTGTGTGcagcataaaatatatttttaaaataaaatcgagtTTTGCTGCAAAATTGATGaccattttcttttatatttgacTTGTAACCGACGTACACAATAACAgacgtttattatttttcgaaatgtttcgaaatttttgagaaggcttattttaacatttaattacacatacttcttcattctctttttttttttaaactttagtaTATATTATCAGACAAATTCATGTagactcgagtgttttttttttgttattgaactTTTTAATCAGCTGtacatattttgaataatgtaaAGATATATAATGCAAACAATAACATGATATTTTGCTAATATAAGCCTTTATGCGCATTGACATCTCAACAAATCTAATATGGCCTCTTTTTCAagttttcatattgaaataattattcaaattgattGTAGTTTCATTGTtgatgtaataatttacattagatgtattatagatttttagtactacAGTTTATACATGGAAGACTAATATGTaggcacatatatatatttgcacaCATTCTGCaataatttctctttattttaaaaaaatatataattttataacagcaatgtaatttttaattaaaattaattttttaaatttattcttgtatTGGATCATATGACCACTTCTGTTCCTCTTTGACTCATTATGCACTAtcgcatatttataaataatattcaatataataaatatatcactttgagtctagaatctacCGAAGAACAGcttgataaatataatcactaaattttaatttaaaataattattaacaaatttattgtataaaatgtaaatgggtgTCCATAACATCTCTTCCTCTGTGTAAACTTGACAGCTTagttattaaatagaaaatataattacatgtgaaaattaataaatattactttaccTGCAAGTCCTATCGTGTAACGTTTTCCAATACAAGTATATTCCTCCACAATAGCGACTTCATGTTCATCCTTTAACTCATTAAATACGCATTGAAGTTCCATCAGTAAATTCTTCATCTGCCATATTACAAACTCTCtatattatctttatacatatcaaaaatcactttttattataaaaatttatttgacagaCACATATTAATCTCATTTAACGGGTCAGCCATCAACTTACAACTTCAATTTTAAAATGGAATGCGTTATACTTTATTACGAACACTGCATAGAAAGATACGGAAGACAGCACCTTAGCAACAAGATTCgaagtacattttaatattattaatggtGTCAACTgcaaatacataattttatacaattttatttattattatgttaataataataataatgttacgaTAATATTCTTCCTTTACCTGAAATATAATACCTGTCGTCAAAATAAGAGAGAAGCAAATAAACTGAAATCGAGTAAACGTGGATTGTTGATAGGGCCATAAACCGACAAGAAGTAATTGAAATCTGTTTATACTGTAATACTGAGTTATCGAAGGTATCATTTCTCTGCGAGTTTCTAAGTATTACTGATTATGAAAACTGAAGATATCGTAAAATTCATCTCCCcttttctcttataattttttatttctctcttataattttgttaaataatcatGACTACTTGTGCCAATGTTTTCCATAATATCTAATCGCACCCAATTCAACTAACTCCTTAATAACTGACTATGACTACGCATATGTTATCGATTCACGTGAAAGGCAATTCGACAGGTGtgtttttctcataaaatttgcaGAAAACTCACGCAGGCGCGTTTCTCCTTTCTTAGCTCCGTAAATTCATTTCAATGTACACGCTTACAGAATACACTTGGTTCTTCCattcaagattaattttttttgactGTAAAGCTACATACCTAGTAAAACTCATAATTCAAAAATGTATTACCCATATAGTCTCTGCAAAAAGTGATTGAAATTAGAAATGTGTCAGTATTTATACttctcatataaaaataaacgttatatacatatgaaattcttcagtaacaaatattttatacatttaacaattttataatttattttttttatttgctaccATATCTTGAATAGTTTTTTGAGATATAATGGAAGTTGAAAACCATTTTGTACATAAGGAGCGATTTCATCCCTTAAAATTTTTTGgcgtttttgatattttttttttaattgatttatttacacaacctatttgtatataaagttttattaaaatcaaaattttacgaGTTTGATATTAGCAACATTCAAAacatactaaaaataattttttttatattataaatgataaggaaatagaaataaaattattgtaattaatgtaaatagaagtaattttattttaaagttgtaTACTCACATGTCGGCtgatgtttacattatttttacttttgtttatgCTTTCTTATGGCAAGAAAAGCACAAAGTGCTATCATTTTTTATCCACATAGCATggttcattttttttgtttttttttttagtgattttcTCAATAAGCtaaattcattttcatttttttaaatacacatatTGTTCGAAATGTGATTCTTCTTCTCTTGaatagttttttataaatatatagaaaagagtttttaaaatattaattttataatcttttattataatttaagaattatttttttattatattttccaattaaCACTAAATTGTACGCAAATAAATGTTGGAAATTGTAGTTTGATGTTTTAAGtaactataattataatgtttaacaCTTTATCAATAacagattaatttattaatttattaagccTTTTTGCTACTGCTGCAAATGTACAATTTAGGCAACCGATTATCTAAATCGTTTTGcctttataaaaaagttaaatttatgaattaaaatatttaaaaatatgaggaATTATTAgctatttattaattctattaataatttatccaaaaaaatcaatatgtataattacaataataagaaaataaaataatcgtcgaaataaaataaaattaagggaattttattttactttgtcactttttactttcttattattgttatttattaattattaaatgtgtcttttaaatataattttcttattaataaaattatttttaattaaattaaaaatgattctttttatgtttaattcatTTATGGTGCTATatggatataaaaattattagttttttccTGTTACCTCTAATTATCAGTCTGACatcaatatcaataaaatttacagtaaattgtaaattataaattttcaattaaatttataatagtacGATTCaagaaacttaataaattttaaaaaatattatactgagttaattttcataattattgcaAACATGTTTAtgcaatgaatgtaaaatattacacagaaatccttttttttataaaaatataaaaattaatataaaatttcatgattataTTAGTAATCAGCTacataaattaatcaataacTATCTGTTGCATctctgattttttaaaactttattagcacgcttaaaataaagtgtaattttttaaatatttgtttgtgttactcatacattatttattttacatttttgtcactaaatgatACTAAGTAAAAACATGCTAATATATAGACATATTGATCTAATACAATTTGCCGACTGGTACCTATTTATCAACTTTTCTCAAGctgaattacattttttttaaattaatccttttactttctaaatataaattctacaaattccttaataattatattctatcTATGCTATTATTAAACTTATTGCTTCGTCATCGCGTAGAATATATAACAGTAAAGTAAGATACTGAGGCCTTAACCAACTACAATTAAAGATGTTcccttttataatatttatttctaatattttagcGATATTCtaagcataatatttatagtatctTACCATGGCAAAACATTCCATAGATGCATTAAACAACCCACCAACATTTAAAGCAAATTCTCTGGTTTCTCTTTGTAATAGGAATAGTATCATCCTTTGTACATGTATTGGGACTCTATACCATTGTACATTGTatctatgaaattatatattacaattataaataacaaattaataatttaaaacataattgttATCAGTTAACTTCAGCATTTACGCCTATTTGTTTTGCTGTTGCATTAATTTCTATATTCGACGtaataatttttggaaaatgaacttttatatacaatattttatctcATAAAATACTTCTTACGCAGTAGAAAATATGTGATTATTGTGATCTGTTACAATTTGCCCCATATAGTTGGCCATAAACATATATAAGACACTAGAAAGTAcaaaaaaagatggaaaaaacaATTCCACAAGACTATTTTCAATCATTGCAATCtgaaaaatatgagaaataaatttttcatcacaTTTATTGAACAGTATTATTAATATGTGTGATTTCGGGAAAACTATCACACATTATTGTGCAAAATTGGAAACATACTTGAAATAGGTTTAGGCTCAAGACAAGCACTCCACAAACTATTAAACTAAACAACATTGTCTCGAGTGCGGAAAGCATATGCTTACACAATCTTTAAAAACAAGAAAGTATTACTAAACatattacatgaatattatCAGTGTAGATACAAACTTCATAGCTTGCCGATGAATGTCAATGGCATTTATTATGCCTTCAGTCATTAAAATCTTATCTTTTagtgtaatattttgtaaaatgtcaAGGTTTACTGCATGCTCGATACGATAACTGCAAAGATTGTGTTCTAATTATATAGAAACTCATATtaagtgacataattttttagctaaaaacaaacttttacaaatttataaatatattctgttatatttatagataatattttgtataacaaTAATGGAACTGGTATAAAAAATGCTTATATTTCTACATCTATACTTTTACCTCGCAATTGTGAACATTCCACAAGTATGATGAAAATACGTAATGCCCATCGAACCTACTGCTACCATTATATAGCATCCGATGCAAAACACTGAGTGTATATGAAATAgaatcagataaaaatatttttcttgatcgaTAAAATACTCCGTCATAATGAGTAAGTTATTTGGTTGAGACACGTTTATCGATACAACAACAAGAGTAAGTATTTCCGACCAAAATTGAGTTAAAGTGCCAATAGCTAGTCCGCAAAATGCAAATgctaaaaacaaaagaaaataccatttaaatattttatatgtaccgttttaaaatttttttaaata harbors:
- the LOC105198350 gene encoding uncharacterized protein LOC105198350 is translated as MIKYIAFVINTNNMKDLLIQLQHICNELKDESENAIIKKYGQNAKRYTVALIILGTGSLFILIIVQFWTNIVDIVLPKNESRSRHVLIMTEYFIDQEKYFYLIVLHVHTAIWIGAFIIVSTGSMLIAYIQYMCGLFRISSYRFERAMGFNMLRNITCKNENLIFKGVICAVDIHRQAMRLSELIVCKFETMLFCLITVGVTCLSLNLFRMFQVASSGENIKEILLPFIFSVCSVLYMFIANYIGQDIINYNNRIYIAAYNVQWYMAPLHVQKLILFVLQRSAKEFSLGVGGLFIGSLECFATLVKASVSYFTFIYSAQ
- the LOC105198351 gene encoding uncharacterized protein LOC105198351 isoform X1; the encoded protein is MIPSITQYYSINRFQLLLVGLWPYQQSTFTRFQFICFSLILTTGIIFQLTPLIILKCTSNLVAKVLSSVSFYAVFVIKYNAFHFKIEVMKNLLMELQCVFNELKDEHEVAIVEEYTCIGKRYTIGLAAFGFCGLSVSILAQFWSKIFAFVILSKNVSQPYHLHVVTEYFIDQEKYFYLIVFHMYLVFSIGGTVLIAIGAMLITYLQHTCGMFRIASYRIKHAMSFDILQNITLKNKNLMTEGIIYAVEIHRQAMKLCKLLVSSFETMMFSLISCGVLVLSLNLFQIAVIENSFVELFFPSFFVLATVLYMFIANYMGQIVTDHNNHIFSTAYNVQWYRAPIHIQRMILFLLQRETREFTINIGGLFNASMECFATLVKTSVSYFTVIHSTR
- the LOC105198351 gene encoding uncharacterized protein LOC105198351 isoform X2, which encodes MKNLLMELQCVFNELKDEHEVAIVEEYTCIGKRYTIGLAAFGFCGLSVSILAQFWSKIFAFVILSKNVSQPYHLHVVTEYFIDQEKYFYLIVFHMYLVFSIGGTVLIAIGAMLITYLQHTCGMFRIASYRIKHAMSFDILQNITLKNKNLMTEGIIYAVEIHRQAMKLCKLLVSSFETMMFSLISCGVLVLSLNLFQIAVIENSFVELFFPSFFVLATVLYMFIANYMGQIVTDHNNHIFSTAYNVQWYRAPIHIQRMILFLLQRETREFTINIGGLFNASMECFATLVKTSVSYFTVIHSTR
- the LOC105198352 gene encoding uncharacterized protein LOC105198352 — protein: MALSTIHIYSISIYFYLFYVDDRYYISGKEIKNIIVTFLLTQLCIKLYKIIYLQLTPLIILKCTSKLVAKILSSVSFYTVFVIKHNAFHLKIEVMKTLLMELQYVFNKLKDEHEIAIVEKYSCIGKRFTIGLTAFAFCGLAIGTLTQFWSEILTLVVVSINVSQPNNLLIMTEYFIDQEKYFYLILFHIHSVFCIGCYIMVAVGSMGITYFHHTCGMFTIASYRIEHAVNLDILQNITLKDKILMTEGIINAIDIHRQAMKLCKHMLSALETMLFSLIVCGVLVLSLNLFQIAMIENSLVELFFPSFFVLSSVLYMFMANYMGQIVTDHNNHIFSTAYNVQWYRVPIHVQRMILFLLQRETREFALNVGGLFNASMECFAMLVKASVSYFTVIYSTR